TCAGTCAGCGAACAAATCGTGTGCCGAGGCTGGTTTTGTCGGCTCTTCGACCTTGATGTTCACCTGCGCCGGGCTCAACAGGAACACGCGCGGAGTGACACGCTCGAGGGAACCACGCACGCCGAACACCACGCCGGCGGAGAAGTCCACGATGCGATATGCCACGGCTTCGGCCACACCGGTGAGATTCAGTACGACCGGAACACCGTCACGCAATGCGCGGCCGACCAGTTGAGCATCCTCAT
This DNA window, taken from Bifidobacterium longum subsp. longum JCM 1217, encodes the following:
- a CDS encoding cell division protein SepF, which encodes MAGFMKNAMSYLGMSDVVDDEDDYIEEDEEQKPASKSAFDSDHTVTPLASTTAPAASSTTKPFPGGRVNRITTIHPKSYEDAQLVGRALRDGVPVVLNLTGVAEAVAYRIVDFSAGVVFGVRGSLERVTPRVFLLSPAQVNIKVEEPTKPASAHDLFAD